In Oreochromis aureus strain Israel breed Guangdong linkage group 20, ZZ_aureus, whole genome shotgun sequence, the following are encoded in one genomic region:
- the osbpl2b gene encoding oxysterol-binding protein-related protein 2b — MSNDDEFFDAVTGLESDESCEGLSEASFKDAQGIDSSSQKNNGSVPQENGIKKHRTSLPAPMFSRNNISVWGILKKCIGLELSKITMPIAFNEPLSFLQRITEYMEHTYLINRTSSMSDSIERMRAVAAFAVSAVASQWDRTGKPFNPLLGETYELIREDQGFRIVSEQVSHHPPVSAFHAESLAGDFVFHGSIYPKLKFWGKSVEAEPKGTITLELLKHREAYTWSNPNCCVHNVILGKLWIEQYGTVEIVNHSTGDKCVLNFKPCGMFGKELHKVEGYIQDKSKKKLAVIYGKWTECMWSVDPQAYEAHKKSEKKGDNKKQKNDELEGAENDDADDMPEVQETVSVVPGSTLLWRIDSRPAHSSVMYNFTNFAMCLNELEPGMEAILPHTDCRFRPDIRAMENGNMDEASKEKERLEEKQRAARKERAKRDEEWSTRWFQMGTNPYTGSQDWIYTGGYFNRNYQDLPDIY, encoded by the exons ATGAGCAATGACGATGAGTTCTTCGATGCCGTCACAG GCCTGGAATCGGACGAGTCGTGCGAGGGGCTCTCGGAGGCCAGTTTCAAAGATGCACAAGGGATTGACAGCAGCAGCCAGAAGAACAATGGATCAGTCCCACAAGAAAATGGCATCAAGAAACACAG GACATCTCTCCCTGCACCCATGTTTTCCAGAAACAATATCAGTGTGTGGGGTATCCTGAAAAAATGTATTGGACTG GAACTGTCCAAGATCACGATGCCCATTGCCTTCAACGAGCCGCTGAGCTTCCTGCAGAGAATTACAGAATATATGGAACACACTTACCTCATCAACAGAACCTCCTCAATGTCCGACTCCATAGAGCGCATGCGG GCAGTAGCTGCTTTTGCTGTGTCAGCAGTTGCGTCGCAGTGGGACAGAACTGGAAAGCCCTTTAATCCCTTGTTGGGAGAGACCTACGAACTTATCAG AGAGGACCAGGGTTTCCGAATAGTGTCTGAGCAGGTATCCCATCATCCTCCAGTGAGTGCATTCCATGCAGAGAGCCTGGCTGGGGATTTCGTGTTCCACGGCTCCATCTACCCTAAACTCAAATTCTGGGGCAAGAGTGTTGAGGCAGAGCCTAAAGGGACTATCACACTAGAGCTACTCAA GCACAGGGAGGCATACACATGGAGCAACCCTAACTGCTGTGTACACAATGTCATACTGGGAAAACTGTGGATAGAACAGTATGGCACAGTAGAAATAGTCAACCACAG cactggAGACAAATGTGTGTTGAATTTCAAGCCCTGTGGGATGTTTGGCAAAGAGCTACACAAAGTGGAGGGATACATCCAAGACAAGAG TAAAAAGAAGCTTGCTGTCATCTATGGGAAGTGGACTGAATGCATGTGGAGTGTCGACCCTCAGGCCTATGAGGCACACAAGAAGTCTGAGAAGAAAGGGgacaacaaaaagcaaaaaaat GATGAACTTGAGGGCGCTGAGAACGATGACGCAGATGACATGCCCGAAGTCCAAGAGACTGTGTCTGTTGTACCAGGAAGCACTCTGTTGTGGAGGATAGACTCTAGACCAGCACACTCTTCTGTG ATGTACAACTTCACAAACTTTGCGATGTGTCTGAATGAGCTGGAGCCCGGCATGGAGGCCATCCTGCCCCACACAGACTGTCGCTTCAGGCCTGACATCAGAGCAATGGAGAACGGCAACATGG ATGAGGCcagtaaagaaaaggaaagactgGAGGAGAAACAGAGAGCTGCCAGAAAAGAGAGAGCCAAGAGAGATGAGGAGTGGTCTACCAG GTGGTTCCAGATGGGCACCAATCCATACACAGGCTCCCAGGATTGGATCTACACTGGTGGATACTTCAACAGGAACTACCAAGACTTGCCCGATATCTACTGA